A genome region from Megalobrama amblycephala isolate DHTTF-2021 linkage group LG16, ASM1881202v1, whole genome shotgun sequence includes the following:
- the LOC125249605 gene encoding olfactory receptor-like protein OLF3, whose protein sequence is MSSQNLSIKNISEFVISGFDTVEHKLPTGVVLLVVYVLAMLANTANICFVAIDKRLHQPMYIFLCNLSLVDMLYSSSTYPSMISNLIVGYKTISYIPCVLQMCGFHLGVVMEMFAIAVMALDRLIAISNPLRYHSILNTTRTVVISVLLWMVASAILTVIPATVLPLPFCSSTIQYIFCEYASLVRATCVNPNPYFNMISTVTFVLLFGTFAFICLSYLRIVITVMRMTSKADKKKMFHTCFTHLIVIVCFYAPMFVRIVLTRIGVVLTLGERNGLLLMSIICPSLVNPFIYCFRTKEIRNKIFRIVSKVAPE, encoded by the coding sequence ATGTCCTCTCAAAATCTTtcaataaaaaacatttctgagtTTGTAATTTCAGGATTTGACACTGTAGAGCACAAACTGCCAACTGGAGTTGTTTTACTGGTGGTCTATGTACTTGCAATGCTTGCTAACACTGCAAACATATGTTTTGTTGCCATAGACAAGCGTTTGCACCAGCCCATGTACATTTTCCTATGCAATTTGTCTTTAGTGGACATGTTGTATAGCAGCAGTACCTATCCAAGTATGATCAGCAACCTTATTGTTGGTTATAAAACCATATCTTATATCCCTTGTGTTCTTCAGATGTGTGGTTTTCATTTAGGTGTAGTAATGGAGATGTTTGCTATCGCTGTAATGGCACTGGATCGTTTGATTGCCATAAGCAATCCTTTACGTTACCACTCCATTTTAAACACCACCCGTACTGTTGTAATTTCTGTTTTGCTGTGGATGGTGGCTAGTGCTATTTTGACCGTCATCCCAGCTACTGTTCTTCCTCTGCCCTTCTGCTCTTCCACTATCCAGTATATTTTTTGTGAGTATGCTTCTCTTGTGAGGGCCACCTGTGTGAATCCAAATCCTTATTTTAATATGATATCCACTGTGACTTTTGTACTGTTGTTTGGGACATTCGCCTTCATCTGCCTGTCCTATTTAAGGATAGTGATCACTGTTATGAGAATGACTTCAAAGGCCGACAAGAAGAAAATGTTTCATACGTGCTTTACTCACTTGATAGTGATAGTTTGTTTTTATGCTCCGATGTTCGTACGAATAGTCTTGACCCGGATTGGTGTGGTTTTAACATTAGGGGAACGTAATGGACTACTGCTAATGTCCATCATCTGCCCTTCTCTAGTAAATCCTTTCATATACTGTTTCAGAACCAAAGAAATCAGAAACAAAATTTTTAGAATTGTGTCAAAAGTTGCACCTGAATAA